AACCACAATCGAAAAGTAAGTCGGTAATATCCTGAAGATAATTTTGAAGAGACACGTCACTGCGTGATTTAATCTACAAAGGTGATATCTTCAGTACACACATGCGCATCGACAGAAGGAATTGTACGAATAGTGACACGGTTACAAGATGAACTGAAGTACAAGCTGATGACGCCCTTCATAGCCAACACTCGacgttcaatttcaaatttcagatCCTGAAATTACTAATaagaccacaaaaaaaagagcttagTTATAATTTTACCTCCCACAGCTCATCAAACTCGTAGATTAGCTGTTTTGATTTGCGTGTAACGAATTTACGAGGAATAGTTCCCGTGCCATTAGTCACACCGCCGCAACCGCCAACAGAATTCGAAAGGGGATTGGTGGAAGGCGCCCTGAAAAATAAGCACACTCGGTAACACCAATCTTTTTCATCACTTCTGTTCAaggagagaaaaggaagattgCTGCCAAGACTTCAATACTGGCAGAATGGCATCTACAAATAACTAAAAACTAGAGTGGTGTTTCGAGTGGAACTTGAACATTTATtcatcatccagaaaaatctcatTTGAACTTGCCGGGGATACATTactgcaaaattttttgataGCTTTTGCTAACAGTTATGGGGAGTTAcggatcagaaaaaaaaaacaaatctgacTCTCAGTACAGCTCATGGACGCGACCACGTGACTTGTGCCCAATACAAGTAGGTGACGCGGacaaaatgtagttggggagagGCACTGAGGCGCCCTTCTACctcaaagtaaataattaaatcaatcgagCCCCTAAGGCATAAGCATCattcttagaggatctatgacatgtaaactagaGCTACCAAGAGAAAAAGGTAAGTTTGAGCCTAGAGTaataagggcaccactgaGTGACCCCCtcaccaactacattttacccggtGACTGTCGGTATAAGTCTGTGACGTGTCGGTATTCGTTTAATAATCATCAATTGGAAGCGACGCGCACATGAAACGGTAGCGCACCTGTGAACTAATTTGAAACCCTTATTCGAATTAAGTCATGCCCGCAGAATAGCGTagacaaaattaaaagaaataacacaaaaataaaacaagaaaaatacaaaacaacaataaaataagataaacaaaagtaaaacgCAGTTTAATCCATAACTTCGCAAACTTTGGAAAACAGGCTCAGCATGAAGACCATctatttactatttcttttttaatttgacatagaaatgtgaaaattaatagtgtTTTCACATTTCAGTCAGACGTCTTCTTTGCAAACCAGAAACCCACTTGTTTTGAGCCATCCTGTCCTGTGCTCCTTTAAGACGCGAGACAACTACAAGCATGTTGTAGATAATGTTAGGCGGAAATGATTTTTCGGCAGCAAGGGAAACGGCTTGTTCGAAACCAGGAACTGTACTCAAAACTTCAGCATCATTGCCATACTCCGTAAGATGCAACAGAATCTGAAGATTGTTGaagatatataaataaaaagcaTATAAGAAAGGAAAGACGGATTCACTCACTTTTATGAGGTATGTCATCACAACGACACGATCATCTTTTATCAGAGTTTTCAAAACATGGAGAAAACTTTGGTCCTGCAAtcgatttttaagaaaaaaaatgttatgaatagggcatttttgaaaagtccTTAGTCAAGAACAAGAACTTGTTCCCAATTTATAGTACTTTCGGTTTTCGGCTTTTCCTACTTGTCCCA
The Necator americanus strain Aroian chromosome I, whole genome shotgun sequence genome window above contains:
- a CDS encoding hypothetical protein (NECATOR_CHRI.G2992.T1) → MGDSDQDKVVATLKAYLKLCAKPSHRSVILKDQSFLHVLKTLIKDDRVVVMTYLIKILLHLTEYGNDAEVLSTVPGFEQAVSLAAEKSFPPNIIYNMLVVVSRLKGAQDRMAQNKAPSTNPLSNSVGGCGGVTNGTGTIPRKFVTRKSKQLIYEFDELWEDLKFEIERRVLAMKGVISLYFSSSCNRVTIRTIPSVDAHDITDLLFDCGCEMVTQVVNVDGVDEYFKMYASEREKKAVVLPDYLDDMDVLDPKSCIVTNDFLTGRKNDGGWFSTISSFVKSSLW